In Patagioenas fasciata isolate bPatFas1 chromosome 18, bPatFas1.hap1, whole genome shotgun sequence, a genomic segment contains:
- the USP36 gene encoding ubiquitin carboxyl-terminal hydrolase 36 isoform X1, translated as MYRERGAGRTGTCAQPGPPGPAMAVTAKLKDLLHVRRDEAGELGRLLTASAKKVLLQKIEFEPASHGFSGQLELLRGKYLLLSARPEPAEHPRGAEEGQPAKQGSDRTPGRHGDGVHVPQKVLFPAERLAMKWQRIYRVGAGLLNLGNTCFLNATLQCLTYTPPLANYLLSKEHSRTCHQSGFCMMCVMQNHVTQAFANSGNAIKPVSFIRNLKRIAPRICFGRQEDAHEFLRFTIDAMQKACLRDHTKSDRQTQATTLIHQIFGGYLQSRVKCSVCKGVSDTFDPCLDVALEITQAANIVRALELFVRPDLLGGANAYMCARCKKKVSATKRFTIHRAPNVLTLALKRFAGFTGGKITKDVGYPELLNIRPYMSQTSGDPVMYGLYAVLVHSGFSSHAGHYYCYVKASNGQWYQMNDNVVRPSNVKVVLNQQAYVLFYVRIPSPRKSSEGPVARADSGCTSSIPGHVKNTVTNRPLASPVTGQTPDTLPRKKPPGPEVIGVPVARSTFGTGPKLPNGTALPKLPSGSPSPQLAPNATHAAAAFPGDAAQSPKKPLSSQPSPAPRAVPGFCSPSNTSGAKAQVPQKRCWEPRPLLASPRLPEPIPGQEPWGSGENTGTPGRDPGGSAAASAVLGTAGKLPKVSRKSKGGTSSASASEDTDRAGSGTEPAAPEGVKLAKLKSFPWAAPQPSSTASPPPTKKLALSHKKGSAPGKERSDHRAQPHPELAGQSCPATTTRPSSAPARFGQSRLSSSALHLPKPEEPAFSFVLDSAPQLPACPPTNGSPAPPSHHLPPSSGEKGPGQVSPGSRKKQRQKQRRGAESSPRVPAGKGKDGASSPPRKKKHLAQGGSVSPGGKAVADEGPSGEREAPGCGDTESRPRPQGSDAGVCLDVGPISHHKKKKKRRRRMKAVEERCSGTLSSGRRAEPEPGSPEERWSVEAGAGERHHRKRKRRESLGSPASKQPATNTHIGAPAAAGAGFEHRPAAPSPEPGRGASTAPGNQGEPSVVEELLRNSLDKAYGKQVLTWGGESSAVSQDAVRDAAWARSETVLDEWDQEFDRGKVKKIRKRKRERGRHFNPFQQLQNQRNLWSASLSHRL; from the exons ATGTACCGGGAGCGGGGAGCGGGACGGACCGGGACCTGCGCTCAG CCGGGGCCGCCGGGCCCCGCCATGGCGGTCACAGCGAAGCTGAAGGATCTGCTGCATGTGCGGCGGGACGAGGCCGGGGAGCTGGGCCGGCTGCTGACCGCCTCGGCCAAGAAGGTGCTGCTGCAGAAGATCGAGTTCGAGCCCGCCAGCCACGGCTTCTCcgggcagctggagctgctgcgggGCAAGTACCTGCTGCTCAGCGCCCGCCCCGAGCCTGCCGAGCATCCCCGCGGCGCTGAGGAGGGACAGCCGGCCAAGCAGG GCAGCGACCGGACCCCGGGGCGCCACGGGGACGGCGTCCATGTGCCCCAGAAGGTGCTGTTCCCTGCAGAGCGCCTCGCCATGAAGTGGCAGCGCATCTACCGGGTCGGTGCCGGGCTGCTCAACCTGGGAAACACCTGTTTCCTCAACGCCACCCTGCAGTGCCTCACATACACACCGCCGCTCGCCAACTACCTGCTGTCCAAGGAGCACAGCCGCACCT GTCACCAAAGCGGCTTCTGCATGATGTGCGTCATGCAGAACCACGTCACGCAGGCGTTCGCGAACAGCGGCAATGCGATAAAGCCCGTGTCCTTCATCCGAAACCTCAAGA GGATCGCCCCGCGCATCTGCTTCGGCAGGCAGGAGGACGCGCACGAGTTCCTCCGTTTCACCATCGATGCCATGCAGAAGGCCTGCCTGCGCGACCATACCAA GTCGGATCGCCAGACCCAAGCCACTACCCTGATCCACCAGATCTTCGGCGGTTACCTGCAGTCCCGCG TGAAGTGCTCGGTGTGCAAGGGCGTCTCGGACACCTTTGACCCCTGTCTGGACGTGGCTCTGGAGATCACG CAAGCTGCAAACATAGTGCGGGCGCTGGAGCTGTTTGTGCGGCCAGACCTGCTGGGTGGAGCGAACGCCTACATGTGTGCCAG ATGCAAGAAGAAAGTGTCGGCAACCAAACGCTTCACTATCCACCGAGCGCCCAACGTTCTCACGCTCGCTCTGAAGCGTTTTGCCGGCTTCACAGGAGGCAAGATCACAAAG GACGTGGGCTACCCTGAGCTCCTGAACATCCGCCCGTACATGTCCCAGACCAGCGGGGACCCGGTCATGTACGGGCTCTACGCGGTGCTGGTGCACTCGGGGTTCAGCAGCCACGCCGGACACTACTACTGCTACGTGAAG GCCAGCAACGGGCAGTGGTACCAAATGAACGACAATGTCGTCCGCCCCAGTAACGTCAAGGTGGTCCTTAACCAGCAGGCCTATGTGCTGTTCTACGTCAG GATCCCCAGCCCCCGGAAGAGCTCGGAGGGGCCCGTTGCCAGAGCTGACTCTGGCTgcaccagcagcatccctggccaTGTCAAGAATACTGTCACCAACAGGCCCCTGGCTTCACCGGTGACGGGCCAG ACACCAGACACACTACCAAGGAAGAAGCCGCCAGGGCCAGAAGTGATTGGAGTCCCTGTGGCCCGCAGCACGTTTGGGACAGGGCCGAAGCTGCCGAATGGAACTGCTCTGCCCAAGCTGCCCTCTGGGTCACCGTCACCCCAGCTGGCCCCGAATGCCACCCACGCAGCTGCAGCGTTTCCCGGCGACGCAGCCCAGAGCCCCAAGAAGCCGCTCTCCTCGCAGCCGTCACCCGCGCCCAGAGCGGTTCCGGGATTTTGCAGCCCCAGTAACACCAGTGGGGCCAAAGCGCAGGTTCCCCAGAAACGCTGCTGGGAGCCCAGGCCCCTGCTCGCCTCTCCCAGGCTGCCGGAGCCCATCCCTGGCCAGGAGCCGTGGGGCAGCGGGGAGAACACCGGGACACCGGGAAGGGACCCTGGCGGCAGCGCAGCTGCCAGCGCGGTGCTCGGCACAGCGGGGAAGCTGCCCAAAGTGTCTCGGAAAAGCAAGGGTGGAACCAGCAGCGCCTCTGCCTCTGAGGACACAGACCGTGCTGGCTCCGGCACCGAGCCGGCTGCCCCTGAAGGCGTAAAGCTGGCAAAGCTGAAATCCTTCCCGTGGGCTGCACCGCAGCCCAGCAGCACCGCGTCACCACCACCGACCAAGAAGCTGGCGCTGTCCCACAAAAAg GGCAGCgccccagggaaggagagaagtgACCACCGTGCACAGCCTCACCCAGAGCTTGCTGGCCAGTCCTGCCCCGCGACCACCACCCGCCCCAGCTCCGCTCCGGCGCGTTTCGGCCAGTCGAG GTTGTCCTCATCTGCTCTCCATCTGCCCAAGCCTGAGGAGCCAGCCTTCAGCTTCGTGCTCGACTCAGCCCCTCAGCTCCCAGCCTGCCCCCCCACCAACGGTTCCCCTGCCCCCCCTTCGCACCATCTTCCTCCCAGCAGCGGGGAGAAGGGGCCCGGGCAGGTCAGCCCTGGCTCCCGCAAAAAGCAGCGTCAAAAACAGCGGCGTGGGGCGGAGAGCAGCCCTCGTGTTCCGGCTGGGAAGGGCAAGGACGGAGCCTCCAGCCCCCCCAGGAAGAAGAAACACTTGGCTCAGGGGGGCTCGGTGTCCCCTGGGGGGAAGGCGGTGGCAGACGAGGGTCCCAGCGGTGAGCGGGAGGCACCGGGCTGTGGGGACACGGAGAGCAGGCCCAGGCCGCAGGGGTCAGACGCCGGTGTTTGCCTGGATGTGGGGCCCATCTCCCAccataagaaaaagaagaagaggaggaggaggatgaaggcagTGGAAGAGCGCTGCTCTGGAACGCTGTCCTCGGGCAG GAGGGCTGAGCCGGAGCCCGGGAGCCCAGAGGAACGGTGGAGCGTGGAGGCTGGGGCTGGAGAGCGGCACCACCGCAAGCGCAAGCGCCGGGAGAGCCTTGGCAGCCCGGCCTCGAAGCAGCCGGCTACCAACACACACATTGGTGCCCCAG cagcagctggagcggGGTTTGAGCACCGTCCAGCTGCCCCGAGCCCTGAGCCCGGCCGCGGGGCCAGCACAGCTCCTGGGAACCAAGGGGAGCCCAGCGTGGTGGAGGAGCTGCTCCGGAACTCCCTGGACAAGGCTTACGGCAAACAAG TGCTGACCTGGGGCGGGGAGAGCTCGGCCGTCAGCCAGGACGCCGTGCGGGACGCAGCGTGGGCCCGCAGCGAGACCGTCCTCGACGAGTGGGACCAGGAGTTTGACAGAGGGAAG GTAAAGAAGATCAGAAAAAGGAAGCGGGAGCGGGGCAGACACTTCAACcccttccagcagctgcagaaccAACGCAACCTCTGGTCGGCCAGCCTGAGCCACCGGCTCTGA
- the USP36 gene encoding ubiquitin carboxyl-terminal hydrolase 36 isoform X2 encodes MYRERGAGRTGTCAQPGPPGPAMAVTAKLKDLLHVRRDEAGELGRLLTASAKKVLLQKIEFEPASHGFSGQLELLRGKYLLLSARPEPAEHPRGAEEGQPAKQGSDRTPGRHGDGVHVPQKVLFPAERLAMKWQRIYRVGAGLLNLGNTCFLNATLQCLTYTPPLANYLLSKEHSRTCHQSGFCMMCVMQNHVTQAFANSGNAIKPVSFIRNLKRIAPRICFGRQEDAHEFLRFTIDAMQKACLRDHTKSDRQTQATTLIHQIFGGYLQSRVKCSVCKGVSDTFDPCLDVALEITQAANIVRALELFVRPDLLGGANAYMCARCKKKVSATKRFTIHRAPNVLTLALKRFAGFTGGKITKDVGYPELLNIRPYMSQTSGDPVMYGLYAVLVHSGFSSHAGHYYCYVKASNGQWYQMNDNVVRPSNVKVVLNQQAYVLFYVRIPSPRKSSEGPVARADSGCTSSIPGHVKNTVTNRPLASPVTGQTPDTLPRKKPPGPEVIGVPVARSTFGTGPKLPNGTALPKLPSGSPSPQLAPNATHAAAAFPGDAAQSPKKPLSSQPSPAPRAVPGFCSPSNTSGAKAQVPQKRCWEPRPLLASPRLPEPIPGQEPWGSGENTGTPGRDPGGSAAASAVLGTAGKLPKVSRKSKGGTSSASASEDTDRAGSGTEPAAPEGVKLAKLKSFPWAAPQPSSTASPPPTKKLALSHKKGSAPGKERSDHRAQPHPELAGQSCPATTTRPSSAPARFGQSRLSSSALHLPKPEEPAFSFVLDSAPQLPACPPTNGSPAPPSHHLPPSSGEKGPGQVSPGSRKKQRQKQRRGAESSPRVPAGKGKDGASSPPRKKKHLAQGGSVSPGGKAVADEGPSGEREAPGCGDTESRPRPQGSDAGVCLDVGPISHHKKKKKRRRRMKAVEERCSGTLSSGRRAEPEPGSPEERWSVEAGAGERHHRKRKRRESLGSPASKQPATNTHIGAPAAGAGFEHRPAAPSPEPGRGASTAPGNQGEPSVVEELLRNSLDKAYGKQVLTWGGESSAVSQDAVRDAAWARSETVLDEWDQEFDRGKVKKIRKRKRERGRHFNPFQQLQNQRNLWSASLSHRL; translated from the exons ATGTACCGGGAGCGGGGAGCGGGACGGACCGGGACCTGCGCTCAG CCGGGGCCGCCGGGCCCCGCCATGGCGGTCACAGCGAAGCTGAAGGATCTGCTGCATGTGCGGCGGGACGAGGCCGGGGAGCTGGGCCGGCTGCTGACCGCCTCGGCCAAGAAGGTGCTGCTGCAGAAGATCGAGTTCGAGCCCGCCAGCCACGGCTTCTCcgggcagctggagctgctgcgggGCAAGTACCTGCTGCTCAGCGCCCGCCCCGAGCCTGCCGAGCATCCCCGCGGCGCTGAGGAGGGACAGCCGGCCAAGCAGG GCAGCGACCGGACCCCGGGGCGCCACGGGGACGGCGTCCATGTGCCCCAGAAGGTGCTGTTCCCTGCAGAGCGCCTCGCCATGAAGTGGCAGCGCATCTACCGGGTCGGTGCCGGGCTGCTCAACCTGGGAAACACCTGTTTCCTCAACGCCACCCTGCAGTGCCTCACATACACACCGCCGCTCGCCAACTACCTGCTGTCCAAGGAGCACAGCCGCACCT GTCACCAAAGCGGCTTCTGCATGATGTGCGTCATGCAGAACCACGTCACGCAGGCGTTCGCGAACAGCGGCAATGCGATAAAGCCCGTGTCCTTCATCCGAAACCTCAAGA GGATCGCCCCGCGCATCTGCTTCGGCAGGCAGGAGGACGCGCACGAGTTCCTCCGTTTCACCATCGATGCCATGCAGAAGGCCTGCCTGCGCGACCATACCAA GTCGGATCGCCAGACCCAAGCCACTACCCTGATCCACCAGATCTTCGGCGGTTACCTGCAGTCCCGCG TGAAGTGCTCGGTGTGCAAGGGCGTCTCGGACACCTTTGACCCCTGTCTGGACGTGGCTCTGGAGATCACG CAAGCTGCAAACATAGTGCGGGCGCTGGAGCTGTTTGTGCGGCCAGACCTGCTGGGTGGAGCGAACGCCTACATGTGTGCCAG ATGCAAGAAGAAAGTGTCGGCAACCAAACGCTTCACTATCCACCGAGCGCCCAACGTTCTCACGCTCGCTCTGAAGCGTTTTGCCGGCTTCACAGGAGGCAAGATCACAAAG GACGTGGGCTACCCTGAGCTCCTGAACATCCGCCCGTACATGTCCCAGACCAGCGGGGACCCGGTCATGTACGGGCTCTACGCGGTGCTGGTGCACTCGGGGTTCAGCAGCCACGCCGGACACTACTACTGCTACGTGAAG GCCAGCAACGGGCAGTGGTACCAAATGAACGACAATGTCGTCCGCCCCAGTAACGTCAAGGTGGTCCTTAACCAGCAGGCCTATGTGCTGTTCTACGTCAG GATCCCCAGCCCCCGGAAGAGCTCGGAGGGGCCCGTTGCCAGAGCTGACTCTGGCTgcaccagcagcatccctggccaTGTCAAGAATACTGTCACCAACAGGCCCCTGGCTTCACCGGTGACGGGCCAG ACACCAGACACACTACCAAGGAAGAAGCCGCCAGGGCCAGAAGTGATTGGAGTCCCTGTGGCCCGCAGCACGTTTGGGACAGGGCCGAAGCTGCCGAATGGAACTGCTCTGCCCAAGCTGCCCTCTGGGTCACCGTCACCCCAGCTGGCCCCGAATGCCACCCACGCAGCTGCAGCGTTTCCCGGCGACGCAGCCCAGAGCCCCAAGAAGCCGCTCTCCTCGCAGCCGTCACCCGCGCCCAGAGCGGTTCCGGGATTTTGCAGCCCCAGTAACACCAGTGGGGCCAAAGCGCAGGTTCCCCAGAAACGCTGCTGGGAGCCCAGGCCCCTGCTCGCCTCTCCCAGGCTGCCGGAGCCCATCCCTGGCCAGGAGCCGTGGGGCAGCGGGGAGAACACCGGGACACCGGGAAGGGACCCTGGCGGCAGCGCAGCTGCCAGCGCGGTGCTCGGCACAGCGGGGAAGCTGCCCAAAGTGTCTCGGAAAAGCAAGGGTGGAACCAGCAGCGCCTCTGCCTCTGAGGACACAGACCGTGCTGGCTCCGGCACCGAGCCGGCTGCCCCTGAAGGCGTAAAGCTGGCAAAGCTGAAATCCTTCCCGTGGGCTGCACCGCAGCCCAGCAGCACCGCGTCACCACCACCGACCAAGAAGCTGGCGCTGTCCCACAAAAAg GGCAGCgccccagggaaggagagaagtgACCACCGTGCACAGCCTCACCCAGAGCTTGCTGGCCAGTCCTGCCCCGCGACCACCACCCGCCCCAGCTCCGCTCCGGCGCGTTTCGGCCAGTCGAG GTTGTCCTCATCTGCTCTCCATCTGCCCAAGCCTGAGGAGCCAGCCTTCAGCTTCGTGCTCGACTCAGCCCCTCAGCTCCCAGCCTGCCCCCCCACCAACGGTTCCCCTGCCCCCCCTTCGCACCATCTTCCTCCCAGCAGCGGGGAGAAGGGGCCCGGGCAGGTCAGCCCTGGCTCCCGCAAAAAGCAGCGTCAAAAACAGCGGCGTGGGGCGGAGAGCAGCCCTCGTGTTCCGGCTGGGAAGGGCAAGGACGGAGCCTCCAGCCCCCCCAGGAAGAAGAAACACTTGGCTCAGGGGGGCTCGGTGTCCCCTGGGGGGAAGGCGGTGGCAGACGAGGGTCCCAGCGGTGAGCGGGAGGCACCGGGCTGTGGGGACACGGAGAGCAGGCCCAGGCCGCAGGGGTCAGACGCCGGTGTTTGCCTGGATGTGGGGCCCATCTCCCAccataagaaaaagaagaagaggaggaggaggatgaaggcagTGGAAGAGCGCTGCTCTGGAACGCTGTCCTCGGGCAG GAGGGCTGAGCCGGAGCCCGGGAGCCCAGAGGAACGGTGGAGCGTGGAGGCTGGGGCTGGAGAGCGGCACCACCGCAAGCGCAAGCGCCGGGAGAGCCTTGGCAGCCCGGCCTCGAAGCAGCCGGCTACCAACACACACATTGGTGCCCCAG cagctggagcggGGTTTGAGCACCGTCCAGCTGCCCCGAGCCCTGAGCCCGGCCGCGGGGCCAGCACAGCTCCTGGGAACCAAGGGGAGCCCAGCGTGGTGGAGGAGCTGCTCCGGAACTCCCTGGACAAGGCTTACGGCAAACAAG TGCTGACCTGGGGCGGGGAGAGCTCGGCCGTCAGCCAGGACGCCGTGCGGGACGCAGCGTGGGCCCGCAGCGAGACCGTCCTCGACGAGTGGGACCAGGAGTTTGACAGAGGGAAG GTAAAGAAGATCAGAAAAAGGAAGCGGGAGCGGGGCAGACACTTCAACcccttccagcagctgcagaaccAACGCAACCTCTGGTCGGCCAGCCTGAGCCACCGGCTCTGA
- the USP36 gene encoding ubiquitin carboxyl-terminal hydrolase 36 isoform X3 translates to MPGPPGPAMAVTAKLKDLLHVRRDEAGELGRLLTASAKKVLLQKIEFEPASHGFSGQLELLRGKYLLLSARPEPAEHPRGAEEGQPAKQGSDRTPGRHGDGVHVPQKVLFPAERLAMKWQRIYRVGAGLLNLGNTCFLNATLQCLTYTPPLANYLLSKEHSRTCHQSGFCMMCVMQNHVTQAFANSGNAIKPVSFIRNLKRIAPRICFGRQEDAHEFLRFTIDAMQKACLRDHTKSDRQTQATTLIHQIFGGYLQSRVKCSVCKGVSDTFDPCLDVALEITQAANIVRALELFVRPDLLGGANAYMCARCKKKVSATKRFTIHRAPNVLTLALKRFAGFTGGKITKDVGYPELLNIRPYMSQTSGDPVMYGLYAVLVHSGFSSHAGHYYCYVKASNGQWYQMNDNVVRPSNVKVVLNQQAYVLFYVRIPSPRKSSEGPVARADSGCTSSIPGHVKNTVTNRPLASPVTGQTPDTLPRKKPPGPEVIGVPVARSTFGTGPKLPNGTALPKLPSGSPSPQLAPNATHAAAAFPGDAAQSPKKPLSSQPSPAPRAVPGFCSPSNTSGAKAQVPQKRCWEPRPLLASPRLPEPIPGQEPWGSGENTGTPGRDPGGSAAASAVLGTAGKLPKVSRKSKGGTSSASASEDTDRAGSGTEPAAPEGVKLAKLKSFPWAAPQPSSTASPPPTKKLALSHKKGSAPGKERSDHRAQPHPELAGQSCPATTTRPSSAPARFGQSRLSSSALHLPKPEEPAFSFVLDSAPQLPACPPTNGSPAPPSHHLPPSSGEKGPGQVSPGSRKKQRQKQRRGAESSPRVPAGKGKDGASSPPRKKKHLAQGGSVSPGGKAVADEGPSGEREAPGCGDTESRPRPQGSDAGVCLDVGPISHHKKKKKRRRRMKAVEERCSGTLSSGRRAEPEPGSPEERWSVEAGAGERHHRKRKRRESLGSPASKQPATNTHIGAPAAAGAGFEHRPAAPSPEPGRGASTAPGNQGEPSVVEELLRNSLDKAYGKQVLTWGGESSAVSQDAVRDAAWARSETVLDEWDQEFDRGKVKKIRKRKRERGRHFNPFQQLQNQRNLWSASLSHRL, encoded by the exons ATG CCGGGGCCGCCGGGCCCCGCCATGGCGGTCACAGCGAAGCTGAAGGATCTGCTGCATGTGCGGCGGGACGAGGCCGGGGAGCTGGGCCGGCTGCTGACCGCCTCGGCCAAGAAGGTGCTGCTGCAGAAGATCGAGTTCGAGCCCGCCAGCCACGGCTTCTCcgggcagctggagctgctgcgggGCAAGTACCTGCTGCTCAGCGCCCGCCCCGAGCCTGCCGAGCATCCCCGCGGCGCTGAGGAGGGACAGCCGGCCAAGCAGG GCAGCGACCGGACCCCGGGGCGCCACGGGGACGGCGTCCATGTGCCCCAGAAGGTGCTGTTCCCTGCAGAGCGCCTCGCCATGAAGTGGCAGCGCATCTACCGGGTCGGTGCCGGGCTGCTCAACCTGGGAAACACCTGTTTCCTCAACGCCACCCTGCAGTGCCTCACATACACACCGCCGCTCGCCAACTACCTGCTGTCCAAGGAGCACAGCCGCACCT GTCACCAAAGCGGCTTCTGCATGATGTGCGTCATGCAGAACCACGTCACGCAGGCGTTCGCGAACAGCGGCAATGCGATAAAGCCCGTGTCCTTCATCCGAAACCTCAAGA GGATCGCCCCGCGCATCTGCTTCGGCAGGCAGGAGGACGCGCACGAGTTCCTCCGTTTCACCATCGATGCCATGCAGAAGGCCTGCCTGCGCGACCATACCAA GTCGGATCGCCAGACCCAAGCCACTACCCTGATCCACCAGATCTTCGGCGGTTACCTGCAGTCCCGCG TGAAGTGCTCGGTGTGCAAGGGCGTCTCGGACACCTTTGACCCCTGTCTGGACGTGGCTCTGGAGATCACG CAAGCTGCAAACATAGTGCGGGCGCTGGAGCTGTTTGTGCGGCCAGACCTGCTGGGTGGAGCGAACGCCTACATGTGTGCCAG ATGCAAGAAGAAAGTGTCGGCAACCAAACGCTTCACTATCCACCGAGCGCCCAACGTTCTCACGCTCGCTCTGAAGCGTTTTGCCGGCTTCACAGGAGGCAAGATCACAAAG GACGTGGGCTACCCTGAGCTCCTGAACATCCGCCCGTACATGTCCCAGACCAGCGGGGACCCGGTCATGTACGGGCTCTACGCGGTGCTGGTGCACTCGGGGTTCAGCAGCCACGCCGGACACTACTACTGCTACGTGAAG GCCAGCAACGGGCAGTGGTACCAAATGAACGACAATGTCGTCCGCCCCAGTAACGTCAAGGTGGTCCTTAACCAGCAGGCCTATGTGCTGTTCTACGTCAG GATCCCCAGCCCCCGGAAGAGCTCGGAGGGGCCCGTTGCCAGAGCTGACTCTGGCTgcaccagcagcatccctggccaTGTCAAGAATACTGTCACCAACAGGCCCCTGGCTTCACCGGTGACGGGCCAG ACACCAGACACACTACCAAGGAAGAAGCCGCCAGGGCCAGAAGTGATTGGAGTCCCTGTGGCCCGCAGCACGTTTGGGACAGGGCCGAAGCTGCCGAATGGAACTGCTCTGCCCAAGCTGCCCTCTGGGTCACCGTCACCCCAGCTGGCCCCGAATGCCACCCACGCAGCTGCAGCGTTTCCCGGCGACGCAGCCCAGAGCCCCAAGAAGCCGCTCTCCTCGCAGCCGTCACCCGCGCCCAGAGCGGTTCCGGGATTTTGCAGCCCCAGTAACACCAGTGGGGCCAAAGCGCAGGTTCCCCAGAAACGCTGCTGGGAGCCCAGGCCCCTGCTCGCCTCTCCCAGGCTGCCGGAGCCCATCCCTGGCCAGGAGCCGTGGGGCAGCGGGGAGAACACCGGGACACCGGGAAGGGACCCTGGCGGCAGCGCAGCTGCCAGCGCGGTGCTCGGCACAGCGGGGAAGCTGCCCAAAGTGTCTCGGAAAAGCAAGGGTGGAACCAGCAGCGCCTCTGCCTCTGAGGACACAGACCGTGCTGGCTCCGGCACCGAGCCGGCTGCCCCTGAAGGCGTAAAGCTGGCAAAGCTGAAATCCTTCCCGTGGGCTGCACCGCAGCCCAGCAGCACCGCGTCACCACCACCGACCAAGAAGCTGGCGCTGTCCCACAAAAAg GGCAGCgccccagggaaggagagaagtgACCACCGTGCACAGCCTCACCCAGAGCTTGCTGGCCAGTCCTGCCCCGCGACCACCACCCGCCCCAGCTCCGCTCCGGCGCGTTTCGGCCAGTCGAG GTTGTCCTCATCTGCTCTCCATCTGCCCAAGCCTGAGGAGCCAGCCTTCAGCTTCGTGCTCGACTCAGCCCCTCAGCTCCCAGCCTGCCCCCCCACCAACGGTTCCCCTGCCCCCCCTTCGCACCATCTTCCTCCCAGCAGCGGGGAGAAGGGGCCCGGGCAGGTCAGCCCTGGCTCCCGCAAAAAGCAGCGTCAAAAACAGCGGCGTGGGGCGGAGAGCAGCCCTCGTGTTCCGGCTGGGAAGGGCAAGGACGGAGCCTCCAGCCCCCCCAGGAAGAAGAAACACTTGGCTCAGGGGGGCTCGGTGTCCCCTGGGGGGAAGGCGGTGGCAGACGAGGGTCCCAGCGGTGAGCGGGAGGCACCGGGCTGTGGGGACACGGAGAGCAGGCCCAGGCCGCAGGGGTCAGACGCCGGTGTTTGCCTGGATGTGGGGCCCATCTCCCAccataagaaaaagaagaagaggaggaggaggatgaaggcagTGGAAGAGCGCTGCTCTGGAACGCTGTCCTCGGGCAG GAGGGCTGAGCCGGAGCCCGGGAGCCCAGAGGAACGGTGGAGCGTGGAGGCTGGGGCTGGAGAGCGGCACCACCGCAAGCGCAAGCGCCGGGAGAGCCTTGGCAGCCCGGCCTCGAAGCAGCCGGCTACCAACACACACATTGGTGCCCCAG cagcagctggagcggGGTTTGAGCACCGTCCAGCTGCCCCGAGCCCTGAGCCCGGCCGCGGGGCCAGCACAGCTCCTGGGAACCAAGGGGAGCCCAGCGTGGTGGAGGAGCTGCTCCGGAACTCCCTGGACAAGGCTTACGGCAAACAAG TGCTGACCTGGGGCGGGGAGAGCTCGGCCGTCAGCCAGGACGCCGTGCGGGACGCAGCGTGGGCCCGCAGCGAGACCGTCCTCGACGAGTGGGACCAGGAGTTTGACAGAGGGAAG GTAAAGAAGATCAGAAAAAGGAAGCGGGAGCGGGGCAGACACTTCAACcccttccagcagctgcagaaccAACGCAACCTCTGGTCGGCCAGCCTGAGCCACCGGCTCTGA